Genomic window (Enterobacteriaceae bacterium 4M9):
TGGTTCACAAAGTTCCCTAAAATACACAAAATGTTACATCTATTTTCTTATTGATACTCTTTATCGATATTTGTATCATTTTACGGCTAGCGAAACGGCAACTCGGATGGAAAGATGCCGTCAGACACAGAAAGACACCAAACTTTCCGAGATAGTTGCGTAAGGAATTATTTACGGCAGTGGCAGGTGTCCAAAAAAACCAATGAGGGTAATAAATAATGATGAAGCGCAATTTCCTGGCAGTGGCCATTCCGGCCCTGCTGGCAGCAGGGTCAGTTAACGCAGCAGAGATCTATAACAAAAACGCTAACAAACTGGACCTGTACGGTAAAGTAGCTGCTGAGCACTACTGGACCACCAACGGTAATAATACCAATAACAACGATGGCACCTACGCGCAGATCGGCTTCAAAGGTGAAACTCAGATCTCCGATCAGCTGACCGGTTACGGCCAGTGGGAATACCGTGCATACGCGGATGCTGACGAGGGCCGTGGTTCTCAGAGACAGCGTACTCGTCTGGCTTACGCCGGCCTGAAAATTGCTGACGTTGGCTCTCTGGACTACGGTCGTAACTACGGTATCGTTTACGATGTAGAGTCCTGGACCGATATGGCACCGTCCTTCTCAGGTGAGACCTGGGCGGGCAACGCTGATAACTACATGACTGGCCGTACCGTGGGTGTTCTGACCTACCGTAACAGCGATTTCTTCGGCCTGGTTGACGGCCTGCACTTCGGTGCTCAGTACCAGGGTAAAAACGAAAGCGGCGCAGTTCACACTCAGAATGGTGACGGCTTCGGTGTTTCCCTGGGTTACGACTACGAAGGCTTCGGCATCATCGGTGCTTACAGCAAATCTGACCGTTCAGATCTGCAGTCAGCCGATGGTGAAGGCAGCAACGCTGAAGCATGGTCAATGGGCCTGAAGTACGATGCCAACAACATCTACCTGGCGACGGTTTACACTGAAACCCGTAACATGACCTACATCGGTTCACAGAGCCTGAACAAAACGCAGAACTTCGAAGCAATTGCTCAGTACCAGTTCGACTTCGGTCTGCGTCCGTCCA
Coding sequences:
- a CDS encoding phosphoporin PhoE, with protein sequence MKRNFLAVAIPALLAAGSVNAAEIYNKNANKLDLYGKVAAEHYWTTNGNNTNNNDGTYAQIGFKGETQISDQLTGYGQWEYRAYADADEGRGSQRQRTRLAYAGLKIADVGSLDYGRNYGIVYDVESWTDMAPSFSGETWAGNADNYMTGRTVGVLTYRNSDFFGLVDGLHFGAQYQGKNESGAVHTQNGDGFGVSLGYDYEGFGIIGAYSKSDRSDLQSADGEGSNAEAWSMGLKYDANNIYLATVYTETRNMTYIGSQSLNKTQNFEAIAQYQFDFGLRPSISYVKSKGKDLPVGANGYSDATVANYVTVGTSFYFNKNFSVYGDYRINLLNENEFTRTYGSFVGTDDQAMLGVAYQF